A single genomic interval of Persephonella atlantica harbors:
- a CDS encoding MinD/ParA family protein gives MKDQAQMLRDMAKSIRPFDFQVISITSGKGGVGKTSFTVNLAYHLQKLGKTVLILDADLALANVDIILGERPKYNLLHLLSGEKNINEIIWESKYGIKFIPASSGFEELANLSKEKQIQILNALQEIYYSFDIMLIDTSAGISENVINFCLASDKTLVITTPDPTALADSYAISRIILTNKPEHLEAGLIVNFVNDEQEAEKIHRGMNNILREFTGKTMKYYGSLRKDKKLSDSVKDRYILSAKYPKSPYSLDVEHIARYIVEGKVLKKKENFWNRFLRNLKNLKVE, from the coding sequence ATGAAAGACCAGGCCCAGATGCTCAGGGACATGGCAAAAAGTATAAGACCCTTTGATTTTCAGGTTATATCTATAACTTCAGGAAAAGGCGGCGTTGGTAAAACAAGCTTTACTGTTAACCTTGCATACCATCTTCAGAAATTGGGAAAGACAGTTCTTATACTTGATGCAGATCTTGCCCTTGCAAATGTAGACATCATATTAGGTGAAAGACCTAAATACAACTTACTGCATCTTCTCTCAGGAGAGAAAAACATAAACGAGATAATATGGGAGTCTAAATACGGGATAAAGTTTATTCCCGCTTCCTCAGGATTTGAAGAACTGGCTAATCTCTCTAAAGAAAAACAGATACAGATATTAAATGCTCTTCAGGAGATTTACTACAGCTTTGACATTATGCTGATAGACACATCAGCAGGTATATCAGAAAATGTTATAAATTTCTGCCTCGCATCAGATAAAACATTAGTTATAACAACCCCTGACCCTACAGCACTGGCAGATTCCTATGCAATCTCACGAATTATTCTTACAAACAAACCAGAACATTTAGAAGCAGGGCTTATTGTTAACTTCGTAAACGACGAGCAGGAGGCAGAAAAGATACATAGAGGAATGAACAACATACTGAGAGAGTTCACAGGAAAAACAATGAAATATTATGGCTCTTTAAGAAAAGATAAAAAACTGTCTGACTCTGTTAAAGACAGATACATTCTGTCTGCAAAATACCCAAAATCTCCTTACAGCTTGGATGTTGAACATATAGCAAGATACATTGTTGAAGGAAAAGTTCTTAAGAAAAAAGAAAATTTCTGGAATAGATTTCTCAGGAATCTAAAAAATCTAAAGGTAGAGTAA
- a CDS encoding sigma-70 family RNA polymerase sigma factor — MKVSNRERNEIIMEFLPKIHYIVQSIKQENLPPTVTEEDLVNTGVLGLIDAINKYDPSKGVKLSTYAEIRIRGHIIDSLRKLDWIPRNVRQKARHIESAILEVEQKLGREANPEEIAEYLGMDVEEYMKYAEKISNSGLISIDTKVGIDEESSTSLWQIISINDDTPDKYVEEEELKKIISDIISKLKERERLVITLYYYEELSMKEIGEILGLTESRISQIHTKTMMKIKNMISKYLTKD, encoded by the coding sequence ATGAAAGTCTCAAACAGAGAGAGAAATGAAATCATTATGGAGTTTCTTCCAAAGATTCATTACATAGTTCAGTCAATAAAACAGGAAAATCTTCCTCCCACAGTAACAGAAGAGGATCTTGTAAATACGGGAGTACTGGGGCTTATAGACGCAATTAATAAATATGACCCGTCAAAGGGAGTAAAACTGTCAACATATGCAGAAATCAGAATAAGAGGACATATTATTGACAGTTTAAGGAAACTTGATTGGATACCAAGGAACGTTAGGCAGAAAGCAAGACATATTGAATCTGCCATATTAGAAGTAGAGCAGAAATTAGGAAGAGAGGCTAATCCTGAGGAGATAGCAGAGTATTTAGGTATGGATGTTGAAGAATATATGAAATACGCAGAAAAAATATCAAACAGTGGCCTTATATCCATAGACACAAAAGTAGGCATAGACGAAGAAAGTTCAACAAGTCTGTGGCAGATTATATCCATAAATGACGATACACCAGATAAGTATGTTGAGGAAGAAGAACTAAAAAAGATCATTTCTGATATAATATCTAAACTGAAAGAAAGGGAAAGACTTGTGATAACCTTGTACTATTACGAAGAGCTGTCTATGAAAGAGATTGGAGAGATTTTAGGTCTCACAGAATCAAGGATTTCCCAGATTCATACAAAAACAATGATGAAAATAAAAAATATGATAAGCAAGTATCTGACAAAGGATTAA
- a CDS encoding SDR family oxidoreductase — translation MACRELEGKLAFITGGSRGIGRAIALKLADMGADVIINYYKNREKAEETVKEIEGKGVKGYAIQGDFGKKEDIDRVFDEIKEKFGYLDIFVSNAVASGREVVGGFAPFLRLKEKGTRRIFDITVMGFIWSVQRAVKLMDGREGKIIAISSTGTKDYMPNYAIHGAAKSALEALVRYAAVEFGPKGINVNTVSGGPIDTEAIQLFPNYEQVKEGTIKLTPLGRMGMPEDIAGVVGFLCTPDAKWIQGQTIVVDGGLSLVRGR, via the coding sequence ATGGCATGCAGAGAGCTTGAGGGGAAACTGGCATTTATTACAGGAGGAAGCAGAGGAATAGGAAGAGCTATAGCTCTAAAACTGGCAGATATGGGAGCCGACGTAATTATCAACTACTACAAGAACAGAGAGAAAGCAGAAGAGACTGTTAAGGAAATTGAAGGAAAAGGCGTTAAAGGGTATGCTATCCAGGGAGATTTTGGGAAAAAAGAGGATATAGACAGGGTTTTTGACGAGATAAAAGAAAAGTTTGGATATTTAGATATATTTGTGAGCAATGCTGTTGCATCAGGAAGAGAGGTAGTTGGTGGTTTTGCTCCGTTTTTAAGATTAAAAGAAAAAGGAACAAGAAGAATATTTGACATAACTGTTATGGGATTTATATGGTCAGTCCAGAGAGCCGTAAAGCTGATGGACGGCAGAGAGGGAAAGATTATTGCTATATCTTCAACAGGAACAAAGGATTACATGCCTAACTATGCCATACACGGAGCTGCAAAGTCTGCACTTGAAGCATTAGTGAGATATGCTGCCGTTGAGTTTGGTCCAAAGGGTATTAACGTTAACACAGTCTCTGGAGGACCTATAGACACGGAAGCGATACAGCTTTTCCCTAACTATGAACAGGTAAAAGAAGGAACTATCAAGCTTACTCCACTTGGAAGGATGGGAATGCCTGAAGATATTGCTGGAGTTGTAGGCTTCCTGTGTACTCCCGATGCAAAATGGATACAGGGGCAGACAATTGTTGTTGATGGAGGATTATCACTGGTAAGAGGGCGCTAA
- the trpD gene encoding anthranilate phosphoribosyltransferase, translating to MIKEFIKKITSGIDLSGRETEKLFSILMSGQATDAQIGAILTGLKMKGETVEEISAAASVMKREAVKVPVKDRSKLVDTCGTGGDKVNTFNVSTITAFVVAGAGAKVAKHGNRSVSSKCGSADIMEALGINIEMKPEQAAEAIDKIGLAFLFAPIYHPAMKNVIRQRREIGIRTVFNILGPLSNPADAKYQLMGVYDSKLIEPLAKVMSNLGVERAYIVHGREGLDEVSITSETVVGELNGNEISIYTIKPEDFGLKRASLEDIKGGELNYNLDVALNILKGKDYSPKTDFVAINSAYALKVCGVVDSIREGIELAKETIYSKRAYHILEQLRDFSRGGK from the coding sequence TTGATAAAGGAGTTTATAAAAAAGATAACTTCAGGAATAGACCTGTCTGGGAGAGAGACAGAAAAACTGTTTTCTATACTGATGAGTGGACAGGCAACTGATGCTCAGATAGGTGCTATTTTGACAGGACTGAAGATGAAAGGTGAAACGGTGGAGGAGATTTCTGCAGCAGCATCTGTTATGAAAAGAGAAGCTGTTAAAGTCCCTGTAAAAGACAGGTCAAAGCTTGTTGACACATGCGGAACAGGTGGTGATAAGGTAAATACATTTAATGTGTCAACAATAACAGCATTTGTGGTTGCAGGAGCAGGGGCAAAAGTTGCCAAACACGGTAACCGTTCTGTTTCTTCAAAGTGTGGCAGTGCAGACATAATGGAGGCCTTAGGCATAAATATAGAGATGAAACCAGAGCAGGCGGCAGAAGCGATTGATAAAATAGGGCTGGCATTTCTGTTTGCTCCTATTTATCATCCTGCAATGAAGAATGTTATCAGACAGAGAAGAGAGATAGGAATAAGGACGGTATTTAACATACTTGGACCCCTATCAAATCCAGCTGATGCTAAATATCAGCTTATGGGTGTGTATGACAGCAAACTTATAGAACCACTTGCAAAAGTTATGTCAAATCTTGGAGTTGAAAGAGCGTATATTGTGCACGGCAGAGAAGGTCTTGATGAAGTGTCCATTACCAGTGAAACAGTAGTGGGGGAGTTAAACGGTAATGAGATAAGTATATATACCATAAAGCCTGAAGATTTTGGTTTGAAAAGAGCATCCCTGGAAGATATTAAAGGAGGAGAGCTGAATTATAATCTTGATGTAGCCCTTAATATACTAAAAGGAAAAGACTACTCTCCCAAAACAGACTTTGTTGCCATTAATTCTGCTTATGCGCTGAAAGTGTGTGGAGTTGTGGACAGTATAAGAGAGGGGATTGAACTTGCAAAAGAAACCATTTATTCTAAAAGGGCATATCACATCCTTGAACAGTTGAGAGATTTTAGTAGAGGAGGGAAGTAA
- a CDS encoding peptidylprolyl isomerase: MIKRLLIVFLLFTAVSYGKEGDLKLFDKIVLVVNGHPVLKSEVELAMQWFGIKDKKEAAKKLIDQILVAQAAEKAGIRVSPSEVEEAVLRIAKANRLNSVEQFKKKLEEQNISFTEFKDLIKRELLVQRYIQIHIRRVLFGGIKEGKEVKLRTVRIIFLSTKDKDFKSKYQFLKENLNAKNFTELAKKYSDDPITSEKGGLLGEIKKGDLIKKLDVPIWERKVGDIFEVPVKNGVYFVYIVSEKKKVVNQKLTGKEISEKLKKEYEIQLNKLREKAVIDYLDKSYM; this comes from the coding sequence ATGATTAAAAGACTGCTGATTGTATTTCTTCTGTTTACAGCTGTATCATACGGGAAAGAAGGAGATTTAAAACTTTTTGACAAAATTGTGCTTGTTGTAAACGGTCATCCTGTTTTAAAGTCTGAAGTAGAGCTGGCTATGCAGTGGTTTGGTATAAAAGATAAAAAAGAGGCAGCGAAAAAACTGATAGACCAGATTTTGGTTGCTCAGGCAGCAGAAAAAGCAGGTATAAGAGTTTCTCCCAGCGAAGTAGAAGAGGCTGTCCTCAGAATAGCAAAAGCAAACAGATTAAACTCTGTTGAACAGTTCAAAAAGAAATTGGAAGAACAGAACATATCCTTCACAGAATTTAAAGACCTTATAAAAAGAGAGCTCCTAGTACAGAGATACATTCAGATACATATCAGAAGAGTGTTGTTTGGAGGTATAAAAGAAGGAAAAGAGGTAAAACTGCGAACAGTGAGAATAATATTCCTTTCCACAAAAGACAAAGATTTTAAAAGTAAATATCAGTTTTTAAAAGAAAATCTAAACGCAAAAAACTTTACAGAGCTTGCAAAAAAATACTCTGATGACCCTATAACATCGGAAAAAGGAGGACTGCTGGGAGAAATTAAAAAAGGAGACCTGATAAAAAAGTTAGATGTTCCCATATGGGAGAGAAAAGTAGGAGACATCTTTGAAGTTCCTGTTAAAAATGGAGTTTACTTTGTTTACATAGTTTCAGAAAAGAAAAAAGTGGTAAATCAAAAGCTAACCGGTAAAGAGATATCGGAGAAGCTGAAAAAAGAGTACGAGATACAGCTAAATAAACTGAGAGAAAAGGCGGTAATAGATTATCTTGACAAATCGTATATGTGA
- the glmU gene encoding bifunctional UDP-N-acetylglucosamine diphosphorylase/glucosamine-1-phosphate N-acetyltransferase GlmU: MGHNHERHVAIILAAGKGTRFRSKKPKVIHNILGKPMIHYISLAARWSNPERIIYVIGHEKEQVKKAINCLNCIYVEQEEQLGTGHAVAQTKPYWENFDGIVMVLNGDLPLVEGETLKNAVKYMEAMLHFEGAPAEGGENYRNEKVAGVVLTTKVPNPLGYGRVIKDKNHRIVRIVEEKDATHEEQQIDEINTGIYLFYAPYLKQVIDRLENNNAQREYYLTDVIKLLNQMGKEVYALLVPDYTQFIGVNDRWNLSKVENILRMKYLQFWSYAGTTFHNPETVYIEFDVELSPDVEIYQNVSLKGRTSIGENSIIEENCVIKNSKIGKNVRVLTGSIIENSVVEDNAVVGPYARIRDNTVIKQGAQIGNFVEVKKSVIGEKTAAKHLTYIGDAEIGKEVNIGAGTITCNYDGFKKHKTVIKDKAFIGSDTMLVAPITVGEEAITGSGSVITKDVPDRALAVERSPLKIIENYAQKRKKREND, encoded by the coding sequence ATGGGACATAATCACGAAAGACATGTAGCCATAATCCTTGCTGCAGGCAAAGGAACAAGATTTCGTTCAAAGAAACCTAAGGTTATCCATAACATATTAGGTAAACCAATGATACATTACATATCCCTTGCAGCAAGATGGAGCAATCCAGAGAGAATCATATATGTTATAGGCCATGAAAAAGAACAGGTAAAAAAAGCAATAAACTGTCTAAACTGTATATATGTAGAGCAAGAAGAACAGCTGGGAACAGGACATGCTGTTGCCCAGACAAAACCTTACTGGGAAAACTTTGACGGAATTGTTATGGTTCTTAATGGAGATCTGCCGCTGGTAGAAGGGGAAACCCTGAAAAATGCTGTCAAATATATGGAAGCTATGCTTCACTTTGAAGGAGCACCTGCTGAAGGTGGTGAAAACTACCGTAATGAAAAGGTTGCAGGGGTTGTCTTGACCACAAAAGTTCCCAATCCTTTAGGCTATGGAAGAGTTATAAAAGATAAAAACCACAGAATTGTAAGAATCGTTGAAGAAAAAGATGCCACACATGAAGAACAGCAGATAGACGAGATAAACACAGGCATCTACCTGTTTTATGCTCCATATCTGAAACAGGTGATAGACAGGTTAGAGAATAACAACGCCCAGAGGGAGTATTACCTTACAGATGTTATAAAACTCCTTAACCAAATGGGAAAAGAAGTTTATGCACTCCTGGTTCCAGATTATACCCAATTTATAGGAGTAAATGACAGATGGAATCTGTCAAAAGTGGAAAACATCCTGAGAATGAAATATCTCCAGTTCTGGTCTTATGCAGGGACAACCTTCCACAATCCGGAAACAGTTTATATTGAGTTTGATGTGGAGCTTTCTCCTGATGTGGAGATATATCAGAATGTCTCTCTAAAGGGAAGAACATCAATAGGAGAAAACAGCATAATAGAAGAAAACTGCGTTATAAAGAACTCCAAAATAGGGAAAAATGTTAGGGTTTTAACAGGCTCTATTATAGAGAACTCTGTTGTTGAAGATAATGCTGTTGTCGGTCCTTACGCAAGGATAAGGGACAATACTGTTATAAAGCAGGGAGCACAGATAGGAAACTTTGTTGAAGTAAAAAAATCCGTTATAGGGGAGAAAACAGCCGCAAAACATCTGACCTACATAGGGGATGCTGAGATTGGAAAAGAGGTTAACATAGGGGCAGGGACAATAACCTGCAATTACGACGGATTTAAAAAACATAAAACAGTCATAAAGGACAAAGCATTTATAGGCAGTGATACAATGCTTGTTGCTCCTATAACAGTAGGAGAGGAGGCTATAACAGGTTCAGGCTCTGTGATAACAAAAGATGTTCCTGATAGAGCCCTTGCAGTAGAGAGGTCTCCTCTCAAAATAATTGAAAACTACGCACAAAAAAGGAAAAAGAGAGAAAATGATTAA
- the hisG gene encoding ATP phosphoribosyltransferase, which yields MAGKQLKEKITIALPKGRLFEETIQIFVHSGILDREVKQDSRKLVIQAGMFNFLLVRAKDVPTYVEYGVADIGVAGDDVLLESRADVYRPVDLGIGACTIMVAGLPEDREKYFSNPTSLKVATKYPNITREFFSKKGIKAQIIELYGSIELAPLVGLADFIVDIVETGRTLRENGLVVIEEIRPSSAKLIVNRASYKTKNTEVMDIIDKLENTYAKR from the coding sequence ATGGCAGGAAAGCAGTTGAAGGAAAAGATTACCATCGCTCTGCCTAAAGGTAGGCTGTTTGAGGAAACTATACAGATTTTTGTTCATTCAGGGATACTGGACAGAGAGGTAAAACAGGACTCAAGGAAGCTGGTTATACAGGCAGGGATGTTTAATTTTTTACTGGTAAGAGCAAAAGATGTTCCTACCTATGTTGAGTATGGCGTTGCTGACATTGGAGTTGCAGGAGATGACGTTCTTTTAGAGAGCAGAGCTGACGTTTACAGACCTGTGGATCTTGGAATCGGAGCCTGCACAATAATGGTTGCAGGTCTTCCTGAAGACAGGGAAAAGTATTTTTCCAATCCAACCTCACTGAAGGTTGCAACAAAGTATCCAAACATAACAAGAGAATTTTTTTCCAAAAAAGGTATAAAGGCACAGATTATTGAGCTTTATGGTTCTATTGAGCTTGCACCACTGGTAGGTCTTGCTGATTTTATTGTGGACATTGTAGAAACAGGAAGAACATTAAGAGAAAACGGACTTGTTGTTATTGAGGAAATAAGACCATCTTCTGCAAAATTGATAGTTAACAGAGCAAGCTACAAAACGAAAAATACAGAAGTTATGGATATAATAGATAAATTAGAGAATACATACGCAAAGAGGTAA
- the minE gene encoding cell division topological specificity factor MinE: MSIFDLFRRKKSSEIAKQRLMMVLSYERKGLPPNFADILQEDLIQVFSKYPQFDSKRIEVELKNDGEVDQLWISIPFAKGKT; the protein is encoded by the coding sequence ATGTCAATATTTGACCTGTTTAGAAGGAAAAAGTCTTCCGAGATAGCAAAACAGAGGCTTATGATGGTTCTCTCTTACGAGAGGAAAGGGCTACCGCCAAATTTTGCTGACATACTGCAGGAAGACCTGATACAGGTTTTCTCAAAATATCCCCAGTTTGATTCAAAAAGGATAGAGGTTGAGCTGAAAAACGATGGCGAAGTAGACCAGCTGTGGATAAGTATTCCTTTTGCAAAAGGAAAAACTTGA
- the minD gene encoding septum site-determining protein MinD encodes MTARVIVVTSGKGGVGKTTITANIATALASMGRKVLTIDADIGLRNLDMILGLENRIVYDIVDVVEGRVEPKKAFVKDKRGSSLYLLPAAQTKDKDAVKPEQLQEIVESVKEEFDYIFIDSPAGIEGGFKTAAAPADEALVVTNPEVSSVRDADRIIGLLEAMEKKEMKLIINRIKPHQVKKGEMLSVEDVEEILQIPKIGIVPDEEKMVDFTNKGEPIVLHPDEYAAAKALMNIARRIEGEDVPFDELETKKGFFARLFGR; translated from the coding sequence ATGACTGCAAGAGTAATAGTCGTTACTTCAGGAAAAGGTGGGGTTGGGAAAACAACAATCACTGCAAACATAGCCACTGCCCTTGCAAGTATGGGCAGAAAAGTTCTCACTATAGATGCTGACATAGGACTGAGAAATTTAGATATGATTTTAGGACTGGAAAACAGAATTGTTTATGACATAGTAGATGTTGTGGAAGGGAGAGTAGAGCCAAAAAAAGCATTTGTGAAAGACAAGAGAGGCTCTTCTCTTTATCTTCTGCCAGCTGCACAGACAAAAGACAAAGATGCAGTAAAACCTGAACAGCTTCAGGAAATAGTAGAGTCAGTAAAAGAAGAGTTTGATTACATCTTTATAGATTCTCCAGCAGGAATAGAGGGAGGGTTTAAAACGGCAGCTGCTCCAGCAGATGAAGCCTTAGTTGTTACAAATCCTGAAGTTTCATCTGTAAGGGATGCAGACAGGATAATAGGACTGTTGGAAGCCATGGAAAAAAAGGAAATGAAACTGATAATAAACAGGATAAAACCCCATCAGGTAAAAAAAGGAGAGATGCTCTCTGTTGAAGATGTGGAAGAGATACTTCAAATACCAAAGATAGGCATAGTTCCTGATGAAGAAAAGATGGTTGACTTTACAAACAAAGGTGAACCGATAGTCTTACATCCTGATGAATACGCTGCAGCTAAAGCTTTAATGAATATAGCCAGAAGGATAGAAGGGGAGGATGTTCCCTTTGACGAACTTGAAACTAAAAAAGGATTTTTTGCCAGACTATTTGGGAGGTAG
- the minC gene encoding septum site-determining protein MinC, translating into MGLEIKGITVPALLIKLDSDKSFEENLKELEEKLSSAFFKGSVSILDLKDTNLSEEQLDKIEQLLKKYNTKVLGYKAENKKKVVRKIPEITERKSLKIINKTVRSGQRIEYDGDVLIIGDVNPDAYIIASGNIIVMGTLRGVVHAGANGDETATVMALKLIPQQLRIASYLTRSPDNPEIPEYPEKAYIENQQIVIERIK; encoded by the coding sequence TTGGGATTAGAGATTAAAGGTATAACTGTCCCGGCTCTTCTGATAAAGCTGGACAGTGATAAATCTTTTGAAGAAAATCTTAAAGAGTTAGAAGAAAAGCTGTCTTCAGCATTTTTTAAAGGCTCTGTTTCCATATTAGATTTGAAAGATACAAACCTTTCAGAGGAGCAGTTAGATAAGATTGAGCAGCTGCTGAAAAAATACAATACAAAAGTTTTAGGATACAAGGCAGAAAATAAGAAAAAAGTTGTCAGAAAAATTCCAGAAATTACAGAGAGGAAGTCATTAAAGATAATAAACAAAACAGTAAGGAGCGGACAGAGAATAGAATACGATGGAGATGTTCTTATTATAGGTGATGTTAATCCAGATGCCTATATTATTGCCTCAGGGAATATTATAGTGATGGGAACGCTCAGAGGTGTAGTTCATGCAGGTGCAAACGGAGATGAAACAGCTACAGTTATGGCGCTGAAGCTTATTCCCCAGCAATTGAGGATTGCCAGCTATCTAACAAGGTCTCCAGATAATCCTGAAATACCTGAGTATCCTGAAAAAGCATACATTGAAAATCAGCAGATTGTTATAGAAAGAATAAAATAA
- the lysA gene encoding diaminopimelate decarboxylase gives MCENIPVSDIVKKTGTPVYIYSKSAILEKINQYKEAFKDYPTLICYAAKANSNISVLKIFQENGLGLDIVSGGELYRGLKAGFNPQKIVYAGVGKTDEELKQAIEAGILSFNVESLMELDVLDSIAESLGKKANVSIRINPDVNPKTHPYISTGLKKSKFGIDMEDALKAYRTASKKKNLNIVGIHCHIGSQIMDVSPYREAVEKTVELVFKLKKEGINLSHIDIGGGLGIKYRPEDSPPSPQDLAEMVIPIVKETGLKLIIEPGRSLIGEAGILVSQVLFLKDKGEKHFIIIDAGMNDLLRPAVYNAYHHILPVEKKGETVTADIVGPICETGDFFAVDREIDNVSRGDYLAVMSAGAYGFSMSSNYNSRPRAAEILVEKDSFHTVRKRETYEDLIKLEEEVM, from the coding sequence ATGTGTGAAAATATACCTGTTTCTGATATTGTTAAAAAAACAGGAACACCTGTATACATATACAGTAAGTCTGCAATTTTGGAAAAGATAAATCAGTACAAAGAAGCCTTCAAAGATTATCCTACCCTGATATGTTACGCCGCAAAGGCAAATTCTAATATATCCGTGCTGAAGATATTTCAGGAAAACGGCCTTGGTCTTGACATTGTTTCAGGGGGAGAGTTATACAGAGGACTGAAAGCAGGATTTAACCCACAAAAAATTGTTTATGCAGGTGTTGGAAAGACTGATGAAGAGCTTAAGCAGGCTATTGAGGCTGGTATACTGTCATTTAACGTAGAAAGTCTGATGGAATTGGATGTGTTAGACAGCATAGCTGAGAGTCTCGGAAAAAAGGCAAACGTATCCATCAGAATAAACCCTGACGTTAATCCCAAAACACATCCATACATATCAACAGGCCTGAAGAAAAGCAAGTTTGGTATAGATATGGAAGATGCCCTAAAGGCTTATAGAACTGCTTCAAAGAAAAAAAACCTGAACATTGTTGGTATACACTGTCATATAGGTTCTCAGATTATGGACGTCTCTCCATACAGGGAAGCTGTTGAAAAAACAGTTGAGCTTGTGTTTAAACTGAAAAAAGAGGGAATAAACCTCTCCCACATTGATATAGGAGGAGGACTTGGTATAAAGTACAGACCAGAAGACAGTCCTCCCTCACCACAGGATTTAGCAGAGATGGTCATTCCCATTGTAAAAGAGACAGGTTTGAAGCTGATTATTGAACCGGGAAGGTCGTTAATTGGAGAAGCAGGTATACTGGTATCACAGGTGTTATTCCTGAAAGATAAAGGGGAGAAGCATTTTATTATTATAGATGCAGGTATGAATGACCTGCTGAGACCAGCTGTGTACAACGCATACCATCATATACTTCCAGTGGAGAAAAAAGGTGAAACAGTTACTGCAGACATTGTAGGTCCTATCTGTGAAACAGGTGATTTCTTTGCAGTTGATAGAGAGATAGATAATGTAAGCAGAGGCGATTATCTTGCTGTTATGAGTGCAGGTGCTTACGGATTTTCTATGTCTTCAAACTACAACTCAAGGCCAAGAGCTGCCGAAATCCTGGTGGAAAAAGACAGTTTCCATACAGTAAGAAAAAGGGAAACCTATGAAGATTTAATAAAACTTGAAGAAGAGGTGATGTGA
- the purD gene encoding phosphoribosylamine--glycine ligase, whose product MKVLVVGNGGREHALAWKIKQSPLLSKLYVAKGNAGIWKIAQKVDINPTDVEKLVDFAKREKINLTVVGPEQPLSEGIVDAFEKAGLKIFGHRKNAAILEASKVFAKNFMKKYNIPTAFYETFDNEDDAIEFIKKMGTPIVIKADGLAAGKGVVIANTEEEAVETVKSMFRGLFGEASKRIVIEEFLEGEEASYIAMVDGENLVPMATSQDHKRVFDGDKGPNTGGMGAYSPTPVITPEIEKQILEKIMYPTLKGMKAEGRPMRGFLYAGLMIGPKGINVLEFNVRMGDPETQPIMRRLRSDLLQHMIDILDGKIEQVTPQWSEDWSIGVVMASKGYPGKYEKGFEITGIDKAEKDPDIVVFHAGTDIKEGKIVTAGGRVLTVTATGKTLLEAKEKVYRAVEKIHFEGAHYRKDIGDKGLKRLHHL is encoded by the coding sequence ATGAAAGTTCTTGTTGTTGGGAACGGTGGAAGAGAGCATGCCCTTGCATGGAAGATTAAACAGAGTCCTCTGCTGAGCAAACTTTATGTTGCAAAAGGAAATGCAGGTATATGGAAAATTGCACAGAAGGTGGACATAAATCCTACAGATGTAGAAAAGTTAGTGGATTTTGCAAAAAGGGAAAAAATAAACCTTACAGTTGTAGGACCTGAACAGCCACTGTCTGAAGGGATAGTTGACGCATTTGAGAAAGCAGGACTGAAAATATTTGGACACAGAAAAAACGCTGCTATATTAGAGGCAAGTAAGGTATTTGCCAAAAACTTTATGAAAAAATACAACATACCAACAGCATTTTATGAGACTTTTGACAACGAAGATGATGCTATTGAGTTTATAAAGAAGATGGGGACACCTATCGTCATAAAAGCTGACGGTCTTGCAGCAGGAAAAGGAGTTGTTATTGCAAACACAGAAGAAGAGGCCGTAGAAACAGTAAAAAGTATGTTCAGAGGCTTATTTGGAGAGGCAAGTAAAAGGATTGTGATTGAAGAGTTTTTAGAAGGTGAAGAAGCATCTTACATAGCAATGGTTGATGGGGAAAATCTGGTTCCAATGGCAACATCACAGGACCACAAAAGGGTGTTTGACGGGGATAAAGGACCAAACACTGGAGGAATGGGTGCATACTCTCCTACACCTGTAATCACACCTGAGATAGAAAAACAGATATTAGAAAAAATCATGTACCCAACCCTGAAAGGGATGAAAGCAGAAGGCAGACCTATGAGGGGATTTCTGTATGCAGGACTGATGATAGGTCCAAAAGGGATAAATGTCCTTGAGTTTAATGTTAGAATGGGAGACCCTGAAACACAGCCTATAATGAGAAGACTTCGCAGTGACCTTCTCCAGCACATGATAGACATATTAGACGGCAAAATAGAGCAGGTAACTCCCCAGTGGAGTGAAGACTGGTCTATCGGAGTTGTTATGGCTTCAAAGGGATATCCCGGCAAGTATGAGAAAGGTTTTGAAATAACAGGTATTGATAAAGCAGAGAAAGACCCTGACATTGTTGTTTTCCACGCAGGAACAGACATAAAAGAGGGAAAAATTGTCACAGCTGGAGGAAGAGTCCTGACTGTTACAGCAACAGGCAAAACTCTGTTAGAAGCAAAAGAAAAAGTTTACAGAGCAGTTGAAAAGATACATTTTGAAGGAGCCCATTACCGTAAAGATATTGGGGATAAGGGACTGAAAAGACTACACCATTTATAG